From a single Actinomyces viscosus genomic region:
- a CDS encoding ISAs1 family transposase gives MLAGCRSLTAIWEHTTDLTGADLRSLGLEEGQALPSESTIRRVLQDLDPADLDAHLMTWFYTRTGTINGRTVIAVDGKTMRAARRGEDPAPHLLAALDHATGAVLTQERVAGKSNEIPALRVLLEPLDLDGVVVTADAMHTQVDTARWITRRGGHYVFTVKGNQKTLRRTLKALPWKDVPSISSVERCHGRWVRRTVKALEAPKWVDFPAAAQVIQIRRTRTVKGRKRVEVVYLICSLPMTDAQPEAVAAWVRGHWGIENRLHWIRDVVFDEDRHQLSTRNGPEIMAALRNLAISLIRLFLGPGVSIASTTRSLSRRPKRAISLQTQPTP, from the coding sequence GTGCTGGCCGGCTGCCGGAGCCTGACGGCGATATGGGAGCACACCACCGACCTGACCGGCGCCGACCTGCGCTCTCTGGGGCTGGAGGAGGGGCAGGCCCTTCCATCGGAGTCCACCATCCGACGGGTGCTCCAGGACCTGGACCCCGCAGACCTCGACGCCCATCTGATGACCTGGTTCTACACGCGTACCGGCACCATCAACGGCCGCACAGTGATCGCCGTGGACGGCAAGACCATGCGTGCAGCGCGCAGGGGCGAGGATCCGGCGCCGCACCTCCTGGCCGCCTTGGACCACGCCACGGGCGCCGTGCTTACCCAGGAGCGGGTGGCCGGCAAGTCCAACGAGATCCCCGCACTCAGGGTTCTGCTTGAGCCCCTCGACCTGGACGGGGTCGTGGTGACCGCTGACGCCATGCACACCCAGGTGGACACCGCCCGGTGGATCACCCGGCGTGGTGGTCACTACGTGTTCACCGTCAAGGGCAATCAGAAGACCCTGCGCAGGACGCTCAAGGCCCTGCCGTGGAAGGACGTCCCGTCCATCTCCTCGGTCGAGCGCTGCCACGGTCGGTGGGTGCGGCGCACCGTCAAGGCCCTCGAGGCCCCTAAGTGGGTGGACTTCCCCGCCGCCGCCCAGGTGATCCAGATCCGACGCACCCGAACCGTCAAAGGCCGCAAGCGTGTCGAGGTGGTCTACCTGATCTGCTCCCTGCCCATGACCGACGCCCAGCCCGAGGCCGTCGCGGCCTGGGTCCGCGGGCACTGGGGGATAGAGAACCGTCTCCACTGGATCCGGGACGTGGTCTTCGACGAGGACCGTCACCAGCTGAGCACCCGCAACGGCCCCGAGATCATGGCCGCCCTAAGGAACCTGGCCATCAGCCTCATCCGCCTCTTCCTCGGGCCCGGCGTCTCCATCGCCTCAACCACCAGATCCCTGTCCAGACGCCCCAAACGAGCCATCAGCCTACAGACCCAACCAACCCCCTAA
- the ychF gene encoding redox-regulated ATPase YchF yields MALTIGIVGLPNVGKSTLFNALTRATVLAANYPFATIEPNVGVVPLPDARLDKLAELFHSARVVPATVSFVDIAGIVRGASEGEGLGNQFLANIREADAICMVTRAFEDPDVVHVDGKVEPAGDIETISTELVLADMQTLEKAISRLEKEVRGRKTEPVVLETAQAALRVLEEGTLLSAGAEAAGIDVEVLKTFQLMTTKPFIYVFNLDDAGMSDEARQAELRELVAPAEAIFLDAQFEAELVELEPEEAAEMLHENGQEESGLDKLARVGFDTLGLQTYLTAGEKESRAWTIRKGATAPQAAGVIHTDFERGFIKAEIVSYDDLIQCGSVAEARARGRVRMEGKDYVMSDGDVVEFRFNV; encoded by the coding sequence GTGGCACTTACCATCGGAATCGTCGGACTGCCCAACGTCGGCAAGTCCACCCTGTTCAACGCCCTGACCCGTGCGACCGTCCTGGCCGCCAACTACCCGTTCGCGACCATTGAGCCGAACGTGGGGGTTGTGCCGCTGCCGGATGCGCGCCTGGACAAGCTGGCCGAGCTGTTCCACTCCGCGAGGGTGGTCCCGGCGACGGTCTCCTTCGTGGACATCGCCGGGATCGTGCGCGGTGCCAGCGAGGGCGAGGGGCTGGGTAACCAGTTCCTGGCCAATATTCGCGAGGCGGACGCGATCTGCATGGTGACGCGCGCCTTCGAGGACCCGGACGTGGTGCACGTGGACGGCAAGGTGGAGCCGGCCGGGGACATCGAGACGATCAGCACCGAGCTGGTGCTGGCGGACATGCAGACCCTGGAGAAGGCGATCTCGCGCCTGGAGAAGGAGGTGCGGGGCAGGAAGACGGAGCCCGTGGTGCTGGAGACGGCACAGGCGGCCCTCAGGGTCCTGGAGGAGGGGACGCTGCTGTCCGCCGGGGCGGAGGCCGCCGGGATCGACGTGGAGGTGCTCAAGACCTTCCAGCTGATGACGACCAAGCCGTTCATCTACGTGTTCAACTTGGACGACGCCGGGATGAGCGACGAGGCCCGTCAGGCCGAGCTGCGTGAGCTGGTGGCGCCGGCGGAGGCGATCTTCCTGGATGCCCAGTTCGAGGCCGAGCTCGTGGAGCTGGAGCCCGAGGAGGCGGCGGAGATGCTGCACGAGAACGGTCAGGAGGAGTCCGGCCTGGATAAGCTGGCGAGGGTCGGGTTCGACACCCTGGGGCTGCAGACGTACCTGACGGCGGGGGAGAAGGAGTCCCGGGCCTGGACGATCCGCAAGGGCGCGACGGCGCCTCAGGCGGCCGGGGTGATCCACACTGACTTTGAGCGGGGTTTCATCAAGGCGGAAATCGTGAGTTACGATGACCTGATCCAGTGCGGCAGCGTCGCCGAGGCCCGCGCGCGCGGTCGAGTGCGCATGGAGGGGAAGGACTACGTGATGAGCGACGGAGACGTCGTGGAGTTTAGGTTTAATGTGTAA
- a CDS encoding alpha/beta hydrolase: MSLLRGIELTSASTIWTVAVLAVLSAVVAAVLLPWTLPARARTRPAEPADVPGPTDAADTADGPGTAEIPTKPTTEPASPTPGRASARAVLRAVGRYTARAVMVGVPVLLVVVLGGLLINRPMHYVRTLGDVIEAAAPRTQGASRVTPLPDPSVYDAVPASAWKATFQDAGDGSQEATWTGPVSGIRLPVRVIVPSGYRPDDGRTYNVIEGIHGWVGDPQSLVTGMTSPKQLQEAIDAGRIPPSIMVLPSVNVDGGQHDCVNIAGRPAVETWTAEEIPRMIRATFPNVSTQRAGWMLMGISAGAYCAARTAYDVPQRFGAVGVMSSSDSPGEGALAHSGKQLRAENTLSTMLGKRTPDGLRFYVMGAQDDSSGEARAAWFMEDSVQAPDSVTIDTPVQGGHSWVLWNDRFPSLLTWWGSDPEVFAAAGLPAPGGDPWAKARADGVKPLTETPRDQRTAGSISPMRAAPFEINGLGTIIVAVVASLATVGIALAWAPRWGRRREGDSPSGLRLVGAIVGRFAVVMVAASLIATTVGIGVNAGGGFYTSWRDLRASVRMNNQAG, translated from the coding sequence GTGAGCCTCCTGCGTGGAATCGAGTTGACCAGCGCCAGCACGATCTGGACCGTCGCGGTCCTGGCGGTCCTGAGCGCCGTCGTCGCCGCGGTCCTGCTGCCGTGGACCCTGCCGGCCCGTGCGCGGACCCGGCCGGCTGAGCCGGCCGACGTCCCGGGTCCGACCGATGCCGCGGATACCGCGGACGGCCCGGGCACTGCCGAGATCCCCACCAAGCCCACCACCGAGCCCGCGAGCCCCACCCCCGGCCGCGCCTCGGCCCGCGCGGTGCTGCGCGCCGTCGGCCGCTATACCGCGCGTGCCGTCATGGTTGGTGTGCCGGTGCTGCTCGTCGTCGTGCTCGGAGGCCTGCTCATCAATCGACCCATGCACTACGTGCGCACGCTCGGCGACGTCATCGAGGCCGCAGCCCCTCGCACCCAGGGGGCCTCGCGCGTGACGCCCCTGCCGGACCCCTCCGTCTACGACGCCGTCCCGGCCTCCGCCTGGAAGGCAACCTTCCAGGACGCCGGCGACGGCTCTCAGGAGGCCACCTGGACCGGCCCGGTCAGCGGTATCAGGCTGCCGGTGCGCGTCATCGTGCCGTCGGGCTACCGGCCCGACGACGGCCGCACCTACAACGTCATCGAGGGCATCCACGGCTGGGTCGGAGACCCGCAGTCCCTGGTGACGGGCATGACCTCGCCCAAGCAGCTCCAGGAGGCGATCGACGCCGGGCGCATCCCGCCGTCGATCATGGTGCTTCCCTCGGTCAACGTGGACGGCGGCCAGCACGACTGCGTCAACATCGCCGGCCGCCCGGCTGTGGAGACCTGGACCGCCGAGGAGATCCCCCGCATGATCCGGGCCACCTTCCCCAACGTCTCCACGCAGCGGGCCGGCTGGATGCTCATGGGGATCTCGGCGGGCGCCTACTGCGCGGCCCGGACCGCCTACGACGTTCCGCAGCGCTTCGGGGCGGTCGGGGTCATGTCCTCCTCCGACAGCCCGGGCGAGGGGGCTCTGGCCCACAGCGGCAAGCAGCTCCGGGCCGAGAACACGCTGTCCACCATGCTGGGGAAGCGCACCCCTGACGGCCTGCGCTTCTACGTCATGGGGGCCCAGGACGACTCCTCCGGCGAGGCCCGCGCCGCCTGGTTCATGGAGGACTCGGTGCAGGCGCCCGACTCGGTGACGATTGATACCCCGGTGCAGGGCGGGCACTCCTGGGTCCTGTGGAATGACCGCTTCCCCTCGCTGTTGACGTGGTGGGGATCCGATCCGGAGGTCTTCGCCGCGGCCGGTCTGCCGGCACCCGGGGGCGATCCGTGGGCCAAGGCGAGAGCCGACGGCGTCAAGCCGCTGACGGAGACGCCCAGGGACCAGCGCACGGCTGGATCCATCTCGCCGATGCGCGCCGCGCCCTTCGAGATCAACGGCCTGGGCACCATCATCGTGGCCGTGGTGGCCTCGCTGGCGACGGTCGGGATCGCGCTGGCCTGGGCTCCTCGCTGGGGCCGACGGCGCGAGGGAGACAGTCCCTCAGGGCTGCGGTTGGTTGGTGCGATCGTGGGACGTTTCGCGGTGGTGATGGTGGCGGCCTCCCTCATCGCGACGACGGTGGGCATCGGGGTCAACGCCGGCGGGGGCTTCTACACCTCGTGGCGTGATCTGCGCGCCTCGGTGCGGATGAACAACCAGGCCGGTTAG
- a CDS encoding DNA recombination protein RmuC: MSSSPVLLPVLLLLIGLVIGVAIGYIGAIARRTTAHRSDGEQLAELRAQAAQWQARAEELSTRTQVAEERAERDGSVLRALAPVRSQLEQVGSRVESLEKQRAEQHAALAEQLRATALREQDLARSAASLEGALRSRSARGMWGEVELARVLEASGMMRHVDFSEQRTIGALVQRRGGLGAATDSADGAAGRSRPDVVVHLPGDGYLAVDAKAPMNSYLAATAVQGASPEAEDRRRELLDAHAKALRGHVDQLAARRYDRALGDSPELVVLFVPAEAVLSAALETDPALLEHALGHGVALASPVSLLTLLRTCATAWARTAINDDARELLALGRTLYERLGTVAGHLDALGGALRRGVTAYNKAVGSMENRLLVTARSLETLGEQVDSPALIGADAAQVRTFTAPEFTAPVSEGQDHLTNP, translated from the coding sequence ATGAGTTCCTCACCCGTCCTTCTTCCCGTCCTGCTGCTCCTCATTGGCCTGGTGATCGGGGTGGCGATCGGCTATATCGGTGCGATCGCCCGGCGTACCACCGCGCACCGGTCGGACGGCGAGCAGCTGGCGGAGCTGCGGGCGCAGGCCGCCCAGTGGCAGGCCCGGGCCGAGGAGCTGTCCACACGTACCCAGGTGGCCGAGGAGCGCGCCGAGCGGGACGGCTCAGTGCTGCGGGCCCTGGCACCGGTACGCAGCCAGCTCGAGCAGGTGGGGTCCCGGGTGGAGTCCCTGGAGAAGCAGCGCGCCGAGCAGCACGCGGCCCTGGCCGAGCAGCTGCGGGCCACCGCCCTGCGCGAGCAGGACCTGGCGCGTTCCGCCGCCTCCCTGGAGGGGGCGCTGCGCTCGCGCTCGGCCCGCGGCATGTGGGGAGAGGTCGAGCTGGCCCGCGTCCTGGAGGCCTCCGGGATGATGCGGCACGTGGACTTCTCCGAGCAGCGCACCATCGGCGCCCTGGTCCAGCGGCGCGGTGGGCTGGGAGCCGCGACTGACTCCGCTGACGGTGCTGCTGGTCGGTCCCGACCCGACGTCGTCGTCCATCTGCCGGGGGACGGGTACCTGGCCGTGGACGCCAAGGCCCCCATGAACTCCTACCTGGCGGCCACGGCGGTCCAGGGCGCCTCCCCCGAGGCCGAGGACCGACGCCGCGAGCTCCTGGACGCGCACGCTAAGGCACTGCGCGGGCACGTCGACCAGCTCGCCGCGCGCCGCTACGACCGGGCGCTGGGGGACTCCCCCGAGCTCGTGGTGCTCTTCGTGCCGGCCGAGGCCGTGCTCTCGGCCGCCCTGGAGACCGACCCCGCGCTCCTGGAGCACGCGCTGGGGCACGGCGTCGCCCTGGCCTCACCGGTATCGCTGCTGACCCTGCTGCGCACGTGCGCCACGGCCTGGGCGCGCACCGCCATCAACGACGACGCTCGCGAGCTGCTCGCGCTCGGGCGCACCCTCTACGAGCGGCTGGGGACCGTGGCCGGCCACCTCGATGCCCTGGGCGGGGCGCTGCGGCGGGGCGTGACCGCCTACAACAAGGCGGTCGGCTCCATGGAGAACCGGCTGCTGGTGACCGCCCGGTCCCTGGAGACCCTCGGCGAGCAGGTCGACTCCCCCGCGCTCATCGGCGCCGACGCCGCCCAGGTGCGCACCTTCACCGCACCCGAGTTCACCGCCCCCGTCTCCGAAGGGCAGGACCACCTCACGAATCCGTAA
- a CDS encoding IS1634 family transposase, with protein sequence MSPYVRAVRTASGARAVQIVYSSRKGARSIEHIGSAHDDAELAALKEVARQRLNAGQLGLDLPGLNGADVGGKGPQALAGAGRVAPITSNRMGVLLETLEAAWKAVGLDGLGGADEVFRQLVTARLIEPTSKQGSLRVLAEAGLTPVSYATVKRHLPRYAAEEFTRGLSRLLAGRARIDRASLVLFDVTTLYFETDKADGFREPGFSKERRLEPQITVGLLTDETGFPLRAEAFEGNKAETATMIPTINDFMNAYNLDDVVVVADAGMISAANKQALEAAGLSYVLGSRTSRVPHVISSWHDNHPDQDVPDGLTLTQPWPAGASDQRRDETIYYRYSADRARRTLHGIDTQVAKAEKAVAGKIPVKRNRFVHLSGATRSINRDLETRARTLAGWKGYVTNLPNPDPETVIGAYHRLYNIEKSFRMSKSDLRARPIYHHLRQSIEAHLTIVTAALAMARWLENTTGWSIRRLITTARRYRTITINITGHTLTAADPLPPDLIQALNNIHHDTK encoded by the coding sequence ATGAGTCCGTACGTTCGCGCGGTCAGGACGGCGTCGGGGGCCCGTGCGGTGCAGATCGTGTACTCCTCCCGCAAAGGAGCCCGCAGCATCGAGCACATCGGCTCAGCCCATGACGATGCTGAGCTGGCGGCGCTTAAGGAGGTCGCCAGGCAGCGTCTCAACGCTGGCCAGCTCGGCCTTGACCTGCCGGGCCTGAACGGTGCGGACGTCGGGGGAAAGGGACCGCAGGCGCTGGCTGGGGCCGGGCGCGTAGCGCCGATCACCTCCAACCGGATGGGAGTGCTCCTGGAGACGCTGGAAGCGGCTTGGAAGGCAGTGGGCCTGGACGGGCTCGGTGGTGCTGACGAGGTCTTCCGCCAGCTCGTTACCGCCAGGCTGATCGAGCCGACCAGCAAGCAGGGCTCCCTGCGGGTCCTGGCCGAGGCAGGTCTGACGCCGGTGTCCTACGCCACGGTCAAGCGTCATCTGCCCCGCTACGCCGCTGAGGAGTTCACCCGGGGCCTGTCGCGCCTGCTGGCCGGACGCGCCCGCATCGACCGGGCCTCGCTGGTCCTGTTCGACGTGACGACCCTGTACTTCGAGACCGACAAGGCCGACGGTTTCCGCGAGCCGGGCTTCTCGAAGGAAAGACGCCTGGAGCCGCAGATCACGGTAGGGCTGCTCACCGACGAGACCGGGTTCCCTCTACGGGCCGAGGCCTTTGAGGGCAACAAGGCCGAGACCGCCACCATGATCCCGACGATCAACGACTTCATGAACGCCTACAACCTCGACGACGTGGTGGTCGTCGCCGACGCCGGGATGATCAGCGCCGCCAACAAGCAGGCCCTGGAGGCAGCCGGCCTGTCTTACGTGCTGGGCTCACGCACCTCACGCGTCCCCCACGTGATCAGCTCCTGGCACGACAACCACCCCGACCAGGACGTCCCCGACGGGCTGACCCTGACCCAGCCCTGGCCCGCCGGAGCCAGCGACCAGCGCCGTGACGAGACCATCTACTACCGCTACAGCGCCGACAGGGCCCGACGCACGCTACACGGGATCGACACCCAGGTCGCCAAGGCCGAGAAAGCCGTCGCAGGAAAGATCCCCGTCAAACGCAACCGCTTCGTGCACCTGTCCGGCGCCACCAGGAGCATCAACCGCGACCTGGAGACACGGGCCCGGACCCTGGCCGGGTGGAAGGGATACGTCACCAACCTGCCCAACCCCGACCCCGAGACGGTCATCGGTGCCTACCACCGCCTGTACAACATCGAGAAGTCCTTCCGCATGTCCAAGTCCGACCTGAGAGCACGCCCCATCTACCACCACCTGCGCCAGTCCATCGAGGCCCACCTGACCATCGTCACCGCCGCCCTGGCCATGGCCCGATGGCTGGAGAACACCACCGGCTGGTCCATCAGACGCCTGATCACCACCGCCCGCCGCTACCGCACCATCACCATCAACATCACCGGACACACCCTCACAGCCGCCGACCCACTCCCACCCGACCTCATCCAAGCCCTCAACAACATCCACCACGACACTAAATGA
- a CDS encoding GlsB/YeaQ/YmgE family stress response membrane protein — MLSIIGMIIAGAVIGALARLIMRGEQNISVLWTIALGAVGALIGSAVAGFFGVAHTPGVDWIKWATSVVAAIIAISIYLSVTGRK; from the coding sequence ATGCTGTCAATCATCGGAATGATCATCGCCGGTGCCGTCATCGGCGCCCTCGCCCGGCTCATCATGCGGGGAGAGCAGAACATCTCGGTGCTGTGGACCATCGCGCTGGGCGCCGTCGGCGCGCTCATCGGAAGCGCAGTCGCCGGCTTCTTCGGCGTCGCCCACACTCCTGGGGTCGACTGGATCAAGTGGGCCACATCCGTGGTCGCCGCCATCATCGCGATCTCCATCTACCTGAGCGTCACCGGCCGGAAGTAG
- a CDS encoding amino acid permease — protein MTHSHDDHDGAAAGGRAPAEPGRRSDATDGTAGAADPAPSAAADSLVPDASGQVSNEALEESSGLQRSLTNRHMQMIAIGGAIGTGLFVASGATVSTAGPGGALVAYAAIGLMVLLLMQSLGEMTAHMPVAGSFQTYATRFVSPSFGFAMGWNYWFNWAITVAAELVAAGIVMAYWLPGVPPWIWAALFLSLLTTLNALSARAFGEGEFWLSAIKVVTVVVFLIAGVAMILGVIGGGPAGFGNWTTGDAPFHGGMLAIVSVFMVAGFSFQGTELVGVAAGEARDPRRDVPKAIHTVFWRIMIFYIGAISVIGFLVPYTDPNLLRSDTSDISYSPFTLVFERAGIGIAAALMNAVILTAVLSAGNSGLYASTRMLHSMALQGQAPAWFSYVNRHGVPVRALGATALVGAAGFLTAVVGQDTAYTWLLNVSALCGFIVWLGIAVCHFRFRRAYVLQGNDPADLPYRAPWFPLGPILAFILCALVILGQNYEAVFKGQLLEVLSSYIGLPVFGAIWLGHRLVSGSRAVRLEDADVSGVVVHERR, from the coding sequence GTGACACACTCCCATGACGATCATGACGGGGCGGCCGCCGGCGGCCGCGCACCCGCCGAGCCGGGGCGCCGGTCCGACGCCACGGACGGTACTGCCGGCGCCGCCGATCCCGCTCCCAGCGCCGCCGCCGACTCGCTGGTCCCCGATGCCTCCGGGCAGGTCTCCAACGAGGCTCTGGAGGAGAGCAGCGGGCTGCAGCGCAGCCTGACCAACCGGCACATGCAGATGATCGCCATCGGAGGTGCCATCGGCACGGGGCTGTTCGTGGCCTCGGGGGCCACGGTCTCCACGGCCGGGCCGGGTGGCGCCCTGGTGGCCTACGCGGCGATCGGCCTCATGGTGCTCCTCCTCATGCAGTCCCTGGGGGAGATGACCGCGCACATGCCGGTGGCCGGCTCCTTCCAGACCTACGCCACCCGGTTCGTCAGCCCCTCCTTCGGCTTCGCCATGGGCTGGAACTACTGGTTCAACTGGGCGATCACGGTGGCGGCCGAACTGGTGGCCGCCGGGATCGTCATGGCCTACTGGCTGCCGGGGGTGCCCCCGTGGATCTGGGCGGCGCTGTTCCTGTCGCTGCTGACGACCCTCAACGCCCTGTCGGCCCGCGCCTTCGGGGAGGGGGAGTTCTGGCTGTCGGCCATCAAGGTGGTCACGGTCGTCGTCTTCCTCATCGCGGGCGTGGCGATGATCCTGGGCGTCATCGGCGGCGGGCCCGCCGGCTTCGGCAACTGGACCACCGGGGACGCGCCCTTCCACGGCGGGATGCTGGCGATCGTGTCGGTGTTCATGGTGGCCGGCTTCTCCTTCCAGGGAACCGAGCTGGTGGGCGTGGCGGCCGGCGAGGCCCGCGACCCGCGCCGTGACGTGCCCAAGGCGATCCACACGGTGTTCTGGCGGATCATGATCTTCTACATCGGCGCGATCTCGGTCATCGGCTTCCTGGTGCCCTACACCGACCCGAACCTGCTGCGCTCGGACACCTCCGACATCTCCTACTCACCCTTCACCCTGGTCTTCGAGCGGGCGGGCATCGGGATCGCGGCGGCTCTCATGAACGCCGTCATCCTCACCGCGGTGCTCAGTGCCGGCAACTCCGGCCTGTACGCCTCGACCCGCATGCTGCACTCGATGGCCCTCCAGGGCCAGGCACCGGCCTGGTTCTCCTACGTCAACCGCCACGGGGTCCCGGTGCGGGCCCTGGGGGCGACGGCGCTGGTGGGGGCGGCCGGCTTCCTCACCGCCGTGGTGGGGCAGGACACCGCCTACACGTGGCTGCTCAACGTCTCGGCCCTGTGCGGCTTCATCGTGTGGCTGGGGATCGCCGTGTGCCACTTCCGCTTCCGGCGCGCCTACGTGCTCCAGGGCAACGACCCGGCCGACCTGCCCTACCGGGCGCCCTGGTTCCCGCTGGGGCCGATCCTCGCCTTCATCCTGTGCGCCCTGGTGATCCTGGGGCAGAACTATGAGGCCGTCTTCAAGGGGCAGCTGCTGGAGGTGCTCTCCTCCTACATCGGCCTGCCGGTCTTCGGGGCGATCTGGCTGGGTCACCGGCTGGTGTCCGGTTCGCGCGCGGTACGCCTGGAGGACGCCGACGTCTCCGGTGTCGTCGTCCACGAGCGCCGCTGA
- a CDS encoding 4-hydroxy-3-methylbut-2-enyl diphosphate reductase: MVAVTTIELASEHTDATAPEAGSGDAPQDGEATAKGRSKGGKRILMAAPRGYCAGVDRAVDAVEQALAHYGAPIYVRKEIVHNKFVVEALSRRGAIFVSETDEVPVGARVVFSAHGVSPAVHAEAAERRLATIDATCPLVTKVHKQAVRFASKDYDIILVGHIGHEEVEGTQGEAPDNIQVVNGPHEVDQVEVRDPSKVVWISQTTLSVDETLETVRLLRERFPEMIDPPGEDICYATQNRQGAVKQIAPQVDLMLVVGSGNSSNSVRLKEVALEAGAGASHRVDFASEIDPAWLDGVETIGLTSGASVPEILVREVIERLAEFGFDDVEEVRTTTEKISFSLPKNLRADLMAAQGAPATHKRREPAAGHTR; encoded by the coding sequence GTGGTGGCCGTGACGACCATCGAGCTCGCCAGCGAGCACACCGACGCCACCGCGCCCGAGGCCGGCTCCGGGGACGCCCCGCAGGACGGCGAGGCCACTGCCAAGGGCCGCAGCAAGGGCGGTAAGCGGATCCTCATGGCCGCCCCGCGCGGCTACTGCGCCGGCGTGGACCGCGCCGTCGACGCCGTCGAGCAGGCCCTGGCCCACTACGGGGCGCCGATCTACGTGCGCAAGGAGATCGTCCACAACAAGTTCGTCGTGGAGGCCCTCTCCCGGCGTGGCGCCATCTTCGTCTCCGAGACCGACGAGGTGCCGGTGGGCGCGCGCGTCGTCTTCTCCGCCCACGGCGTCTCCCCGGCCGTCCACGCCGAGGCCGCCGAGCGCCGGCTGGCCACGATCGACGCGACCTGCCCGCTGGTGACCAAGGTGCACAAGCAGGCGGTGCGCTTCGCCTCCAAGGACTACGACATCATCCTGGTGGGCCACATCGGCCACGAGGAGGTTGAGGGCACCCAGGGCGAGGCCCCGGACAACATCCAGGTCGTCAACGGCCCCCACGAGGTGGACCAGGTCGAGGTGCGCGACCCCTCCAAGGTCGTGTGGATCAGCCAGACCACCCTGAGCGTGGACGAGACCCTGGAGACGGTGCGCCTGCTGCGCGAGCGCTTCCCGGAGATGATCGACCCGCCCGGCGAGGACATCTGCTACGCCACCCAGAACCGTCAGGGCGCGGTCAAGCAGATCGCCCCGCAGGTCGACCTCATGCTCGTGGTCGGCTCGGGCAACTCCTCGAACTCGGTGCGCCTCAAGGAGGTGGCCCTGGAGGCCGGGGCCGGCGCCTCCCACCGGGTGGACTTCGCCAGCGAGATCGACCCGGCCTGGCTCGACGGCGTGGAGACGATCGGCCTGACCTCGGGCGCCTCGGTGCCGGAGATCCTCGTGCGCGAGGTGATCGAGCGCCTGGCCGAGTTCGGGTTCGACGACGTCGAGGAGGTGCGCACCACCACGGAGAAGATCTCCTTCTCCCTGCCCAAGAACCTGCGTGCCGACCTCATGGCCGCCCAGGGCGCTCCGGCCACGCACAAGCGCCGCGAGCCTGCCGCCGGCCACACCCGCTGA